In Cicer arietinum cultivar CDC Frontier isolate Library 1 chromosome 7, Cicar.CDCFrontier_v2.0, whole genome shotgun sequence, a single window of DNA contains:
- the LOC101490122 gene encoding LOW QUALITY PROTEIN: uncharacterized protein (The sequence of the model RefSeq protein was modified relative to this genomic sequence to represent the inferred CDS: substituted 1 base at 1 genomic stop codon), which yields MLQLFFTVAFSVVPLTLYIPPIRSLNLFVETFESMVRESTIHSSRIYPRLRVAWSRILNCLLCNNTRXISDFQCLF from the coding sequence ATGCTGCAATTGTTCTTCACAGTGGCTTTTTCTGTTGTTCCTTTAACCCTTTATATTCCACCAATAAGAAGCTTGAATCTTTTTGTAGAAACCTTTGAATCTATGGTTAGGGAATCAACAATACACAGCAGTAGAATTTACCCTCGTTTAAGGGTAGCTTGGTCTAGGATTTTGAATTGCTTACTTTGCAACAACACAAGGTAGATTTCAGATTTTCAATGTTTATTTTGA